A window of Bemisia tabaci unplaced genomic scaffold, PGI_BMITA_v3 genomic DNA:
CTTGAGATGTTTTCTAGTTGTAGCCATATTCTGATGGGTCGTTTTTCCTTTGTATCCGAGTTTGttccaaaatcaattttttttagaataccGCTTATTCCGTTGACCAATCCATCTTCCACGTTAATGTTTTTAAGTATCATATatctgccttcaattttgagcgaAATAGTCTGAGGCATATTTTCTGtatcattcaattttctttttttatcaacaGCCCATTTGAGTAAAGAGTCTTTTGCTGTACTCGGACCATCTCCAATAACAATATTATCTGCATAACTCATGTAGCATTTTCCTGGTATTTCATTTAATCTTGTCTCATTCCATTCTGCTACTTCCTTATTTGTGTAAAAAAGTTGTATTGGTTTCTCTATTTTTGTCTTATCCGGTAATTTCTCATAGCATCTCTGTTTGAAGAAATTAATGTCATCCTCTGTCAATGTTCCTTCTCCCAAATTATTCAATGCTGTaataaattttgtttcattttgacGCATATTTTGTGTTAACTTATATACATCAAATAGATGCCACAAAGGTCtacggaaaatttcaatgtaTGGATCATCAGAGATACTTCCGTACAGTGGTTTTCCTTGAACAGGTGGTAGTTGATTAAAATCTCCGAGGCATAATATTGATATTCCTCCAAACggtaaattttctttgaagagatgtCTTAAGCGTTGATCTACTTTCCTAAACAGTTCTTCTGAAACCATTGAAATTTCGTCAATTATTATCAATTTTACCTGGCTAAACTTTGTTGCAAGTGAATTGCTGATATCGGCACCCAGATCTCCCATTACTTTTCGGTTTATTGGAATACGAAAGAGTCCATGTATTGTTGAACCGTTAATTGCGTAGCTTGCCTTTCCTGTTGGAGCTGTTAGTAATACTATGGGTAATTCGGGgtttaaagtttcatttttccagaATATTCTACTGATTGTTTGATAAACTGATTGGATAAGACGACTTTTACCTGTTCCTGCCGGTCCggaaataaagtgaaaaatctGTGTATGTTCGTTTGTTTTAAAATCGTTAGCCAAGTGAAGTAGATAGTCGCGCTGCTCTGGATTTAATGATGATATTATTTCGAAATAATTATCTTCAGTCATTTTAAGTTGATTGCTCACAATGTGAAATTCTTCTTGAGTCCCCAGGATCGTATCCATTATGTCTGTTTCAGCATGTGGCTCATCTGGAATGAAATCGTCAATcttaaattttgcttttaaatATGTATTGCGTAAatcttcatcattttcccttgtATCCTCTAGTCTTTGAATGATACTCTCCAAAAATTCATCCTCGAATTTACAATACCTTTGTCTGTTTCTTTTAATCTTTGTAATGTTTTTCTCAAATACTTGATAGATATCTGTTCTAaggatttcttttctttcatctCTCCATGGCCAGAAAAGCATCACGTTTGTCCTGTAATAATTGTAATCGTCTTTGTTgacactgaaatttttaaatctgATTATTCTATCCGTTTTTCTTTTGCGATACGTGatagttttagaattttttaatattacattACAATCAATATTATCTGTTTGGTTCTTTTCTATAGCTTTATTTGTCTGTGAAGTTTCATACCATGCTGCAAAGTCAGCAAGACATAATCTTTCAAGCTTTTTGGGTCTTTCACTGTAATAATCAAGTATATTTTTGTCTATTATATCCTCTGAATTTGAATCcagtttttttaattctttttcaaatttaactaTCATCACTCTTTCCTCAGGAGTATTTGTCGGAATAAATTTTACTACACTGCTTGAAACAGACATCGGTATTTGCAATATGTTTAAAGCTGCCTCTTGAACGCTCATCTCTGAATTATTATAatgaagatttgaaatttttttaagtttttccttTA
This region includes:
- the LOC140225945 gene encoding uncharacterized protein, which produces MLAIRSSLSRHKVIYRREPKDAWTNNYSPKLLSLFRSNQDIQFILDPYAVCTYVIDYINKSENGMSSATKLILNQTKEGNLPLKEKLKKISNLHYNNSEMSVQEAALNILQIPMSVSSSVVKFIPTNTPEERVMIVKFEKELKKLDSNSEDIIDKNILDYYSERPKKLERLCLADFAAWYETSQTNKAIEKNQTDNIDCNVILKNSKTITYRKRKTDRIIRFKNFSVNKDDYNYYRTNVMLFWPWRDERKEILRTDIYQVFEKNITKIKRNRQRYCKFEDEFLESIIQRLEDTRENDEDLRNTYLKAKFKIDDFIPDEPHAETDIMDTILGTQEEFHIVSNQLKMTEDNYFEIISSLNPEQRDYLLHLANDFKTNEHTQIFHFISGPAGTGKSRLIQSVYQTISRIFWKNETLNPELPIVLLTAPTGKASYAINGSTIHGLFRIPINRKVMGDLGADISNSLATKFSQVKLIIIDEISMVSEELFRKVDQRLRHLFKENLPFGGISILCLGDFNQLPPVQGKPLYGSISDDPYIEIFRRPLWHLFDVYKLTQNMRQNETKFITALNNLGEGTLTEDDINFFKQRCYEKLPDKTKIEKPIQLFYTNKEVAEWNETRLNEIPGKCYMSYADNIVIGDGPSTAKDSLLKWAVDKKRKLNDTENMPQTISLKIEGRYMILKNINVEDGLVNGISGILKKIDFGTNSDTKEKRPIRIWLQLENISSGQKIRMRYKQLIRIKNIKEDLTPIELSITTFRRNFNSEYNLAIERKHFPLMVAEGLTIHKSQGATYDSVAVKTFKNMKQSLLYVALSRAKSSSKLYIIKDFPVLSRSNSFAILQNEKRRWETCMLIPKYKFLREKRVEKQLVFHNVQSYNKHKQEVWNNEAFIKSDFILLGETWTLQSDDISNNVFTCLSRVDGHMKRQANGCCCLVSNKISKMFQEWHSSIIINEKGSLSISSIKSKELLIVCVYKSPNFPINSLDSLFYNIKTDDSKNKIIAGDFNININNQNATTSKFRQFITQAGLSLINENESTTDSKSNIDVIATNFKGRGGAYESVTSFHKPIWLRF